In Thermoanaerobaculia bacterium, the following proteins share a genomic window:
- a CDS encoding UBP-type zinc finger domain-containing protein, protein MNVPDACAHLRRADDAPPRSRGCEECLASGDSWVHLRRCLRCGHVGCCDDSKNRHATLHFQASRHPVIRSFEPGESWKWCYVDEIAAE, encoded by the coding sequence ATGAACGTGCCCGACGCATGCGCACACCTCCGGCGCGCCGACGACGCTCCGCCCCGGTCCCGTGGATGCGAGGAGTGTCTCGCCAGCGGCGATTCGTGGGTCCACCTCCGGCGATGCCTCCGGTGCGGGCACGTCGGTTGCTGCGACGATTCGAAGAACCGCCACGCGACGCTCCACTTCCAGGCGAGCCGCCATCCGGTCATCCGGTCGTTCGAGCCGGGAGAGAGCTGGAAGTGGTGCTACGTAGACGAAATCGCGGCGGAATAA